In the Clupea harengus unplaced genomic scaffold, Ch_v2.0.2, whole genome shotgun sequence genome, GCGGTACAACTACGTCTAGTCATACCTTAACTTTCTGAACCTTGTTCTATAGGGTGTGTCTTAAtgagttgacacacacacagtcacacacacacacacacacacaaataaaacacgcACAGAGTGGCTATATCTTGACACGTGTCTGGGCCTGTGTGGGACTGGCTGAGTTAATAAATGAACTGCGTAATATTTTAATAACATTAAAGATTAATTTAATTGGTAGGCTAGTACTTTTTTCAGATTCACAATAACTGAAAACATTGCAACCCAGCCTGCGTTTCAGCTCCAAACAGTGTAGCTGCGCATGCTTCGTTGTGCTTCATCAACGACGGTAGGCTACTTAAAAGCATGAGAGCTTGATGGCCAGTGTTCCTAATCATAACATTGAATGCCCACGCCCTCTGTTTAATGTTACGTCTGCAGTGCAATAAATACCCCCTTTTCTATAGTGCTTATTCTTTTACTCATCCACCTGACCAGGCCTGCTAATGTGAATGGACCTGGAAAAAAGTAATGCATAAAATATGGTCTAAGTAAATAAGTAGCTTGCTTTCCATCTATCCCATTCGCATAGACTATTTTAAGCGCATATATGAAAATTCAGCTAAAAGAAATGCGAATCTGCTTTGTTATGCAAATTAAAATGAAGCTTCTCCTtatcaagggaggagttgtgaacagccgTGGGTTCAACATTTGAGTTGTCGGGAAATTttgataaaaacacaaaatctcAACAAATGTGATTTAATGCTAATAAACCGTTTCCATTATCCGAATTCGAAGATTTCAACCTACGGTAATACCAAGCGTTCCCACTCAGGAGGTCCTATTTCTATTCAACCGGTCAACATCATAGAGATATGTGATGAAATCCGAGCTATTGATTCACAAACCTGTCAAATTAGCAGACAGAATAAAAGGGAAAGATAGCATAGGATCGACGAGCAGGTTCTTTCGACTATCTGCTGGTTACTGCAATGCTCACatcatgtaggcctactgctgctgaaaagaagaaaaaaaagtaaaccaAAATGCTGAATACACAGGATCCAACACAAAGGCCTCTACATGTATCACATAGACTAAAAATGGTGAAATACACCCTAACATTACCACAAGAAGGAAGACACAAGTACATTCCAAAATCGAACACAATGCACATTAACATTCACGCTACATTGGCACAGCACTCTGGGATCATtatatctcatacacacacatgcacactacacCCGTACACGCTAGAGTATGTTATTTTGCTGCATCAGAATTCATTGCATCTGGCATCTGATCTTTGCTGTGTTCActgtattatgtttttttttttaaataaattgaGTTTAAATTATGCTATTGCTGTTAtttataattatgttattttatgtcaACGATGACTCATGATTGAGGAATGTTAAATTACTCTTAGATTTGTATTACTATCTCACTCATTTGATCTCATGCTCACTgtcagtgggtgtgtatgtgagagagagggtgtattCTTTGTAAATCAGGTGTGCAAGGGTGTTGCATTCCCGACACCCACCTCTGTCTCATCCAACACCCACCACTGCCACCAGTGGGTGTGGCAGCTCAAATTATCTTCTTTCCCTATCTCACAGTTtcagccccaacacacacacacacatacacacacacacacacacatacacacacacacacacacacacacacacacacacacagacacgcacacacacacacacacacacacacacacttacagacacaaacacacacacacacacacacacacacttacagacacaaacacacacacacacacacacacacacacacacacacacacacacacacacacacacacacacacacacacacacacacacacttacagacacaaacacacacacacacacacacacacacacacacccctatatTGTCATGGACTCTGCTTTcactcatctcctcatctcttggCTCATCATGTATCATCACCCCCCGGCTCATCTATCTATGCCACACCCTGGTCCTCATCAGACCAACTATGTTGTAATACCAGCTCAGAATGTCTAAACTGTAATAAGAGGGAGGACCATGGTGTTAAAGCTTCTGTGTAGTAGTAAAACATTGATGTAGTGTAGTCCTTGAACATCACTTTCAAACAAGCGTTTGCTCTTTGAGCATGATTATTAAACTGCCACTCTTCAGATTGTGTTTATTGACCTTGCTGGTTGCCTTGCTGGTTGTCTTTAACAGATAAATGAACTAGTCATAGTcatgtgattaaaaaaaaaaaggccttgtTTATTATTATACCAAGTCATATAGATGTCTGTCTTTGCAGTAGTGGTTCACATTTGTAGACACAGGTCACCATACTAGGAAACATTCTTTGGTCACTGCACTCTTCACCATGAGGTAGATTCCCAATGAGATACCGACTATGTAGGCACTGAGACGGCCCCATGACTAAGACGAGGTGGCACACCCATGAGTCTGGTTTTACAGTCAATAAGGGTGTAATTATGCCAGCCCAGACACAGCCTGTGTCAGAGTCATGCATAAGGCCCTCAAAACAGCTGCTTCAGCAGGCACCTGATAACAATAACAACGAGTAGGCTTCAATCCCTTCTCCCATCGCTGAGGTAACCTTTCACCGTCAGTGTATGGGTGGCATGGCAACAGACCCAATATATCTGAGTAAATATTAGAGAAAGTGGAAGGACATTGACCTGATCTTTCGACTTTGTTTCTTTGGGATATACTGACAACCTGTAGAGTATGCTTCTGGACCACCAGATCGCTGCCATATGTGTACAGAACAACACCAGTTAGAAGCCTGACAGGCtttagatatacatatacatacctACAGACAGATTTAATGTACTTGTCTTGAAAGACCCTAACCTGATTCTTGGAATTATTTAAAGCATACAAAAACATTGTGCTATCTATTTCCACATGTGATCCCATCATTTTGCAAATACATGATAATAAATGAAGGTAATAAACTGAtctattaaaggtacagtccttgGTTTTGTTGAAagctgatatttgagctcaatagTCAATCAAATTGAactcctcccttctgtgctcctgaagcaacatgttgactGTCTGTAATTGTGAATGGTTCTGTCCATATAGGCAAGTGAATCTCTTTCAGTTGCATGGTCAAAGAAATAACTTGTTTGGTAAGTCAGTGATGCCCCACATGAGTCACTTTCTATGATTCTGACTGAAGAATTGCCTGGGAACACTTActgttttcacacaaacacttactgcTGACTGTAGCCAGCTTTCTGCAAGCATGGGCGTGAGACAGCCAGCACAACTGAAACCGTTGCCACAGCAACGGGCACAATCATTtgaagcaacacaaacacaatcctaTAAAGTCGGGTGGGGTTTCACATCCAACCTTTtaatgcgatttttttttttacgtggaAACGCTTGAAATTCGCAAACAGTCTTCTTACTCGAATAAGAAACTGATTCGCAAGAggggggtggattaactccCAATTCGCATACAGTAGGCTATAATGTGACTAAAAATTGATGGAAACTTGTTTATTCGCATAAATTCGCTACGTTTGGCACTTACCTTAAATTTGCCACGCCAACCTTACGCCAGGAGAGTGTCACAGCGGATGGAAACTTGCACAGACTCGCATTTTCTTTAACCGAATATGCGAATGAGTTGGATAGAAACCGAGCTAGTAATGCCACAGGTTTGTACTTGAAGCTTTGTGTTACTGGCAGTGCAGCAGAAGAAACTTTTGCAGACCTGATACTGATTTTGTTTAGGTGGTGATCTTACACGTGAATGGCAAGGTTGCCCATTGGCCTCTGAACTCTGTTTAAGGAAGGACTTTTACTTAACTGTACGAGCAATTTGATCACATTTTCTGAGACTATTTGAGCGAAGTGTGCACCTACACATCAGTGATTACGTCAATGATATAAATTAAATACTAAAGGCCTATGAAATAATCACAATGAAACACGCGAATAAGTCTAAAGCGGTAACAAACATCCATGTTACGAGATGGCATTGCGGACACAAAATGATGTCCAACTAGGTAACGAATAGTGTGGCCAGTTTAGTACAGCACGACTCGTCTTCACGGCACTATTTCATTATAACCAGCAGAGGGCGGGTTTGTTTAACTCCGTAACTGACATATCCTATAACTATTTTCATTTTAACTGGCATTTTCTATAACGACACGTGCACTCTGCCATGTCCTCCAGTGACAATATCGATACAATACAATATCACAACAAAATCGATATGAAGGAACAACACAAGAAGAAACAACACTAACATGACAATTGCTCAGATTTTCAATAACTCTGCAACACCACGAGAGGACAGCAACTactctttaaaaaacaaataaatatatttagagagagagagagagtgtgtgtgtgtgagagagagagagagagagagagaatttaaaCAACTAACTTAAACAACATTGTATTTCTTAGAAATATGAAATAATAGGGCCGGTATTGTAAGATGGAAACCAATTACTAAAGTGCAGAAACAGttcacactaatgaacacacatacCGGAAACCTCCAGCAGATGTTGTGCATGCCAAACTGAGGAACGTATTTTACTCATACAAACCATCTTCAAACTGATTAGGACCAAGTGGACCACAATCCATTACAGGAATAGGCTACTAACACAAAGAAAACCTTTGTTATGCATGACAGCCAATGGAGTTCCGTGGGAGAATTCTCCAATCAAAGTTTAGGGGTGACAGGCGAGGGCGGAGGTTCGAGCCAGGAACCGCCTCTGAACTGGCTAGATGTTTTTGAATATTCATAGGCGACGTGCAGTTCAATGAGCGCGCTGATTACTGTTTTTACCAATTACATTTTTGATGCTTACTATCAATGGTGGGACTACCCAACTATTCCCATCTGATGACGTAGGTTTTAATTCGCTGCGAGGACTATGTCAACCACACCACCAGGGGCTCAGCGTTTGGACAGGTGTGTTACCTGTGGCTGcttcagagaagagagaggggttggcTTAGTATTTTCGTTTCACGTCTCCTTCCGGCACAGAGCATTCTGACGAGGTGACCATACTCACTGATTGTGGAAAGTAGAGGTACAACATTCCTGCTGTGCTTCTAGACTGTCTATGTGTCACTATGGCTTTCTTGGAGAGTTTTCTAACCGGTGCTCTGTTTAAACAGACTGCTTGTTAAACCTTGTTGACACACATTAAATCCATACTTTTGGAGGGAAACCAAGAACGCCACGCCAGGATCACTCAGAATTGCCTGTTTTAATTTGCTGGTTGATTGGGCACCGCGTTCTCCAGTGTGGGGGCACTGACGCATTGTGGAGTCGACGGGTTGAACTGCCAAACCGGCTGCGTTACAGAGGGACGCCTCGATGTGCGAACCCGCGATGGCCGTGGTTCAGCTGGAAACGGACGACCACCAACCGGAGAATGGCTTCGTATCACCCGAAACAACGTCTCCGGCATTGCTATCGCGCATTGACGGCTGCGTCTTGCCATTTCTTGGGGGATTTGGGAACTACCAAAAACAACTCATTGTCCTGACATGGATCCCGGCGTTGTTTATAGGATTCAGTCAATTCTCTGACAGTTTCCTCCTAGCTCAGCCAAACAACACATGCATTTTCCCGACGATAAACGGATCCAATCTGACATTGAGTCCTTCTCCATTATTTAATGGTCAAAACAATAGCAGCGTGAGCGCGCCGTATTCATCGCTAAACGGTACGCGCCGCCACAACAACACGGACGATGCTCACTGTATGTGCACTGAGTGGAGGTACGAGATGCAAATGGGACTTCGGGAGAATGTGGTCACAAAGGTAAGGTTAGCTGGGTTGGAAATGTGTAAAGTACATCCAACATCAAGTGCTGAATCCTCATCGCTTTATATTTAGAATATATGCCCTTTGCAGAGTGTTACACTGTGGTTAGGCTCCTTGATGGAGAGTGTTTTGTGCCGGGCACTAAGTGCCTAGGCTGCATTCACAACTGGCAGGTTCAGGCTActgaaacaataataatattatgtgCACCCGAAGGAATGTCACCCACACCTAAAAATCTCCAGCATATATCCATTTGTGATAACGTGCAGTCATTTTGAACACTGCAGGGAGATTGGACCGCCTAGCAAAATGACATCTAGGGTGTCAATACTGCAACACTGACGCGTCTTACGCGTTTACTAATAATGGCCTGTTCATTCACAGCTACATCGAGAGAACTGCCTGGCTGAGTTATATATATGTGTCTAAACCAGTAATAAATGGTACCTAAGCCTGACTCGCGAACAATTGGAACAAACTACGAGTGTTAGTGCCTGGGCGATGGAAGAGCATCGCTGGGTTAGACCAGCGTGACTCATCTTAAGCAGCTGATGAGGTGCGAGCTATCACGAAGGGGTGTCACCGGGCTCTCCTCGTGCTGACTGTGGCGGAATGCGCCTCTTTTCCTTACGGCTCTCCGCGAGCAGAATTGGTTACTTTGATGCAGACTAAAGGGCATACAGCAAGAGAAATAAAGTAGAATCTCATTCGGTTTATTAATTTGCCCAACTCACAGcaaattgtaattgtaatcccTTATTGTTATATATTCTGTGTCATTTTGGGAGACGGGCCATTAGTCCATTTCCAATAGCTGTTAAATCCATATCGCTACCTAATCCTCGTGGCATTCCTGGAATTCTAAGGTATTGGTATTGATCTTATTTGCGAACACGGTGTCCCCATTAGTTCATTCGTGCATTAGCCTAGCTCTTTATCTTCTTATGATCTTGTCAGAAGAGGTGAGTGGTTGGGATTATGATGCGAGATGTCCTCATACAGTAATAGGCCTTTTCACAGGAagttcacacacaagcataggATACAGATATAACAATTTGGAGACTCCTTTGACTGCCATGTTTTGTATGAGGAATATTATGAAACCACAAAAATAGCCAGATCAGACTGGTGTGTATTCAGAAATTGACTTGCTATTGCCACACAGTGCCTTGACTGCATACCATGTGTCACACCATGTTCTATTTACGCTTCTAGTCAAAggttgagtgtgtttgccaaGGGCCTTGACCAGTGTGGAGCACTAGTGTCAGTCCAACTCTGCTCTTCAAATGTAATGTCACATAACCGTACTGTCAGCACAGACAGGCTATGCccagtatacagtatgtgtatgcttGTCAATACTTCCATGAATAGCAGTGGTAGGTACCTGAGTGGGAATGACACATAATCAAGCAGCATAGCTCTCTGAGTCAGTGGTCACACTATATGTAGTTTGCCACTCGATGAATCAGCGGCACTTACCAAGACTGACCTAACTTtacaaccatcataccgatACTTAACAGCAAATATGCCCTTCATGAGCAATTAACTgaggttgtcaagtgggcatcttctttcatcagtgttttgttgaattaggcccacgacacctccagaagtctggcatcccagacccacACCCTTATACCCATGATGGGTTgggacacatgtcaataccagtgacaacaacagatacaccacaAGATGCACCTCTATTTCACATGCATATGTGACTGAGTGCTGTCACTATGGTAGgatatgtgctctgactgccatgccaatGAGCCTGGCTATCTGGCATTGCAGTCAGGGTGCAAGTTTGGTACTCTATAGACATGGTTTCAAGGCCAgatggggtgactgctctctcccttcactacaGCATATCTCAGTGTTTGAACGATACACGGCCTAGTTATCTAAACATCAAACTCattatactatggcatgccacagcCTCTCTAGGGTATGGGGTGGGAGCATGGGAGGAGTACAAACCCCGGTTAGGGGAAGGGTAGGAATTAGATACAAACCCGGGTTAGGGGAAGGCAAGGGGTTTGGGGTGGGAGAGCCCCCCAGGAAATAGCCCTTTAGCTCAGTTCATCATTCACTGAATTATAAATGTCATACACTCCTTTAAATATTATCATAATATGGATTAAACAGAATAGGATATTAGATAGTAATGTTGGATTTTAAGTATCAAGTATGTTTTAGGAAATTGtggtaaaaataaatatatgtatgtatgttatagCATACAGGTTGGCTGTTTTAGTGATTCTGCTTTAGATTTCCATTGCTGAAAAAGCTACTCAGTTTAAACAGCCCCCATTCAACTGCAACAGCAAGTAGTTAGAATGCCAGTCATTTTTCTGTGTGCATCATGGATAGTAGTCTTCACAGAACGGCCTAGTATTTTTGTGCTGGTGGTGCGCAGAGCTGTGCATGCCTTCAGACAGCTGCTCGCTGAAGAtaatgttgtggttgttgtgatAAACAGCCTTGGTCCTATTTGCCAATTGGTGATTGAACCTTAACATATTCTTTTTCTTACTGTAGAGCGATAATGAAGTCTAAGCAAGCTGTTCCTTTGTGCTTTTCAATATATAGGCCTTCATATAGTCATGTGTAATAAGTTACATTTGTTGAGTTGAGTGGGAGTGTTTGAATGTTAGTTACTCAGGCAGCTGCCTGTCAGTTAACCTGGAACAGTGGACTAAGTGGAATTGTAAAATTAAGCTTATTCATGTATGCATCAAATTAGAATTATTTATAGTGAACTCggatgtttgatttaaaaagatgTACCATGATATATAAACTGTGAGCTTAGTATTTTTATTGCTGGTGTTGGTCTATTGTTAGAGGAGAGTTCCTACTAACTCCTCTTCCATTCCAGCTTAACACAACCAGGATGTAGTGTCATGATACCATGGCAGGAAGAGTGAGTAGATACACATTGTTGAGACACATGGACTCTGGACAAGGGGGAAACAGGGGCCACAGGCAGCTTTTACACTTCCTGCAGCTATTACTTTAGCCATTAGCTTAtccccacaaacacaaccaGTCTCATGGATACTTCTAATACACTTaacactcttccacacacacacattagacataACTGGAGTGAtatggaggatgtgtgtgtgcacagtaacAGTGTGCTCCATTGAGACTGACATGGGGGATAGCAAGGCAGACAAGACAAGCTAGAAATCCTCATAAACCCAGCAGGGTTGTTATTGGAGAATAGGGGACAGCGCGCATAAGGAgccaggagagaagagaacctGAGCATCCAGGATAGATCACGACTCCAGCCTGCCTGAGTGAAAGActgtgcacaagtgtgtttttatgtgtgtttttttttgtttttcaagaaTGTGTTCTTCTGAGTTCTTGAACAGCAGCGGCGGTTTCGCGCCCAATCCAGGCCACGTTCTTGCTGGTTCCTCTCCGTAGTCGGCagccatctcctctccctcctgagcGCAGAGGAGCGCTCTTAGCAATAAGGCTCAGGTCACAGGCAGCGATGGGGTCCCCGGGGAAAGAAACTGCGGGACTGGCGAAGGTTGCTCTAATTGAGTCCTTGGGCCCGCTGGGCACGTGTTAATGGGAACTGTGCTCTAATGAATAATAGTGTATCATTGCTGACAGGCGCACAGGGTGAGGTCTTAATGGAATCACCCTACATCGCTAATACATTCCAATGGCAAACCCATGATGTAGACATTGGAGATCGTTCATTAAAATGATACATAGCAAGAAAGACTGAGCTCACAAACCCCCTTTATCCACAGCTTAGTCAGTGCTGGTTGGCCTATAGAGAAGTAAATAGAATGAAGAAGTCTGATGGCACACAGTGGAACAGGGAGTGTTGACATGCTTTAATTGAGGAAAGACATTAAGGTTAGCCTTGCCTGCACTCTGGTCTGCAGCGGACTGTAAGAATAGCAGTAACGAGTGACAGACCTTCACTGCACCTTGTTAAgatgtttgttttccttcctATTTTTCTGGACCCGCACTGTGATCACGGGTCTTGGACGCATTTAAGAGTGCAAAGAAAAGGCCACATTGTTGGTATAATCTAGCAGTCATACCCCAGAAAACAAGCCCTTCAAAGTCACTTTCCTGACAGTTCAGGACTCATGGTATTGTGAAAATACTCTTCAATTGAAGCTTtgtgcatctctcctctctctttgattTTCACCATTTCACATATGTATGAGACTCATGCGAATGTGGTTCATATTTCCAGCAAAGGTGATCTGTAATTGATCTCTGGCTTGTAACATTTAATG is a window encoding:
- the LOC122132146 gene encoding solute carrier family 22 member 23-like, whose protein sequence is MCEPAMAVVQLETDDHQPENGFVSPETTSPALLSRIDGCVLPFLGGFGNYQKQLIVLTWIPALFIGFSQFSDSFLLAQPNNTCIFPTINGSNLTLSPSPLFNGQNNSSVSAPYSSLNGTRRHNNTDDAHCMCTEWRYEMQMGLRENVVTKWNLVCGSRRKVHIAKFSLLVGSIFGYLVMGILADWFGRHPVLMISVLFMLVFGLTVAFSVNVPMFSTLRFFEGFCLAGITLSLYVLSK